Genomic window (Caldisericum sp.):
GATTAAAGAAGTTGGTGAAGCAATTGCAGACGCAGTCGATAAGGTTGGAAGAGAAGGCGTTATTACAGTTGAGGAATCTCAAGGTATTGGTCTTGAGGTAAAGACTGTTGAAGGTATGCAGTTTGACAGAGGTTACATTTCACCATACTTCGTAACTGACGCAGAAAGAATGGAAGCAGAACTCAAAGACCCATTCATCGTTATTACCGATAAAAAGGTTTCTTCAATCCAGGAATTCCTTCCACTTCTTGAAAGAATTGTTCAAACTGGAAGACCATTCCTTCTCATTGCAGATGATGTAACAGGTGAAGCACTTGCAACACTTGTTCTCAACAAGATTAAAGGGACATTCTCTTGCGTTGCAGTAAAGGCGCCAGGATTTGGTGATAGAAGGAAAGCAATGCTTGAAGATATTGCAATCCTCACTGGTGGTCAGGTTATTTCAGAAGACCTCGGAATTAAGTTCGAAAGCGTTACACTTGATATGCTTGGAAGAGCAGATGCTGTAAAGGTCGATAAAGATAACACCACAATCATCGGTGGTAAGGGTGACAAAGAGAAAATCCAGGCAAGAATTAAACAAATTAAAGAAGAAATCCAGAGAACCACTTCAAGTTACGATAAGGAAAAACTTCAGGAAAGACTTGCAAAACTCTCCGGCGGTGTTGCAATAATCAAGGTTGGTGGCGCAACTGAAACTGCAATGAAAGAAATGAAGCACAGAGTTGAAGACGCAGTTGCAGCAACAAAGGCAGCACTTGCTGAAGGTATCGTTGCAGGTGGTGGAGTTGCGTTCGTTAAGGCACTTCCAGTCCTCGACACTTTACAGGCTGAAGGTGACGAAAGAACTGGTATTATGATTGTAAAGAAAGCACTCCAGGAGCCTCTTAAACTTATTGCAGAAAACGCAGGTTACAATGGCGTAATCGCTCTTAACAAAGTGATGGAAACCAAAGATAATGTTGGTTTCAACGCAGAAACTGGAAAGTTCGAAGATATGTTCAAGGCAGGAGTTATCGACCCATTCAAGGTCGTAAGGACTGCTCTTCAGAACGCAGCAAGCATTGCAGGGTTATTGCTCTCAACTGAGGCAATCGTAACAACAATTCCAAAAGAAGAAAAACAGGCCCCCGCACCTCAATACCCTGAATATTAATACAATGATTTAGATTCCTGAGCCCTCCGTTTGGAGGGCTTTTATTTTTTTGTTTTATGTGTAACATTTTTAAGAGGTGAAACATATTATGGATGTGGAAAGTAAGCTAATAGAACTTGTGCCAAAACTCAGGAAAGGAGATGTGGAGGCTTTTGAAATGTTTTACAATTTGACTTATAGGTATGTTTACAAAATTGCCTATGCAATAACCCTCTCAAAAGAGGATGCAGAAGATATTGTTCAAAACACATACCTCAAAATATACGAAAAGAGAAAAGCGCTTAACGACGGCATTTCAGTTTTAGGGTACCTTAAAAGGATTGCTGTAAATTATGCTTTGCAAAATGCAAGAAAACAGGATCCAAAATTTATTGAAAGAGAAACAAAATTTGATTCAAATGAATATAAAGAGTTAATTGAAGAAGCGTTAGCACAGTTAGACCCA
Coding sequences:
- the groL gene encoding chaperonin GroEL (60 kDa chaperone family; promotes refolding of misfolded polypeptides especially under stressful conditions; forms two stacked rings of heptamers to form a barrel-shaped 14mer; ends can be capped by GroES; misfolded proteins enter the barrel where they are refolded when GroES binds); this encodes MDAKQIIFGMEARKAIQAGVDKLANTVKVTLGPKGRHVALERKFGSPILSDDGVSIAKEIDLPDPNENIGAQLVKEVASKTEDAAGDGTTTATVLAQVLIDEGIKNVTAGADPLLLKKGIDRAVEAVIEEMKKLKKDITTKEEIAQVGTVSSKIKEVGEAIADAVDKVGREGVITVEESQGIGLEVKTVEGMQFDRGYISPYFVTDAERMEAELKDPFIVITDKKVSSIQEFLPLLERIVQTGRPFLLIADDVTGEALATLVLNKIKGTFSCVAVKAPGFGDRRKAMLEDIAILTGGQVISEDLGIKFESVTLDMLGRADAVKVDKDNTTIIGGKGDKEKIQARIKQIKEEIQRTTSSYDKEKLQERLAKLSGGVAIIKVGGATETAMKEMKHRVEDAVAATKAALAEGIVAGGGVAFVKALPVLDTLQAEGDERTGIMIVKKALQEPLKLIAENAGYNGVIALNKVMETKDNVGFNAETGKFEDMFKAGVIDPFKVVRTALQNAASIAGLLLSTEAIVTTIPKEEKQAPAPQYPEY
- a CDS encoding sigma-70 family RNA polymerase sigma factor — its product is MDVESKLIELVPKLRKGDVEAFEMFYNLTYRYVYKIAYAITLSKEDAEDIVQNTYLKIYEKRKALNDGISVLGYLKRIAVNYALQNARKQDPKFIERETKFDSNEYKELIEEALAQLDPKDRSIVTLFYIDNMSTKEIAFLLNESEENIRVRLHRARNKLREAIENGEV